A region from the Methylovorus glucosotrophus genome encodes:
- a CDS encoding adenylate/guanylate cyclase domain-containing protein, translating into MREKSGMFSIQQPWQGRIKGMWSTLQSPTASLLGQAILFFLVLAESLICIFWIYTLSGLGDGYALMAAVPYVYLVVSYASLLLFYRMQRFDYFVFTQLVMLLVMPFFMQWIIGGFEASSGMAIWALLSPVGAMMILGATQSTQWFALFLILAGVSWQLNSLFAGYALPIPATTKSIFFLINLAGVASILYTVLRYFQSQKARLMEALSYEQARSEKLLLSLLPVSIAERLKAGEVKIADRYEHVTILFADLVDFTRLSLHLSPEALLDLLNEVFSGFDRLAAKYGLEKIKTIGDAYMLVCGAPIERADHAEAVADMALEVQALLQIISTQLGTPLSMRIGINSGPVVAGVIGHSKFSYDLWGDAVNLARRMEQYGLAGEIQVSEASYQLLREKYVLERRGTILVKGHDEQVAAYLLKSRRTAF; encoded by the coding sequence GTGCGCGAAAAATCTGGCATGTTCAGCATTCAGCAACCATGGCAAGGGCGTATCAAGGGAATGTGGTCCACGCTGCAAAGCCCGACAGCCAGCCTGCTAGGCCAGGCTATTCTGTTTTTTCTGGTGCTGGCTGAAAGCCTGATCTGCATATTCTGGATTTATACCCTGTCCGGCCTGGGCGATGGCTACGCGCTCATGGCCGCAGTGCCTTACGTTTATCTGGTCGTCTCCTATGCCAGTCTGCTGCTGTTCTACCGTATGCAGCGCTTCGATTATTTCGTCTTTACCCAGCTTGTCATGCTGCTGGTCATGCCTTTTTTCATGCAATGGATTATTGGCGGCTTTGAAGCCTCCAGTGGCATGGCGATCTGGGCCTTGCTGTCGCCCGTAGGCGCCATGATGATCCTGGGCGCAACGCAATCCACGCAATGGTTTGCCCTGTTTCTCATTCTGGCAGGGGTTTCCTGGCAGCTGAACAGCCTGTTTGCGGGCTATGCATTACCCATTCCTGCCACGACCAAAAGCATATTTTTCCTGATCAATCTGGCAGGTGTTGCCAGCATTCTGTATACCGTTCTGCGCTATTTTCAATCGCAGAAAGCCAGGCTCATGGAAGCCCTGTCTTACGAGCAGGCACGCTCGGAGAAGCTTTTACTGAGCCTGTTGCCGGTGTCCATCGCGGAACGCCTGAAAGCCGGAGAGGTGAAAATAGCTGACCGGTATGAGCATGTGACCATCCTCTTTGCGGATTTGGTGGATTTCACCCGGCTATCCTTGCATCTGTCACCGGAAGCATTGCTGGATCTGCTGAATGAGGTATTTTCCGGATTTGACCGTTTGGCAGCCAAGTATGGCCTGGAGAAGATCAAGACCATAGGCGATGCCTACATGCTGGTCTGTGGCGCCCCGATTGAGCGAGCTGACCATGCCGAGGCGGTAGCGGATATGGCACTGGAGGTGCAAGCCTTGTTGCAGATCATCTCCACCCAGCTGGGTACGCCGTTATCCATGCGCATCGGCATCAATAGCGGCCCGGTGGTGGCGGGCGTGATCGGCCACTCAAAATTCAGCTATGACCTGTGGGGCGACGCTGTCAATCTTGCCCGGCGCATGGAGCAATATGGGCTTGCCGGGGAAATACAAGTCTCAGAAGCGAGCTATCAGCTGTTGCGTGAAAAGTATGTCCTTGAGCGTCGTGGGACGATTCTGGTGAAAGGGCATGATGAGCAGGTGGCTGCCTATCTGCTGAAATCCAGGCGAACTGCATTTTAG
- a CDS encoding glutathione peroxidase yields the protein MKYLVAVLLWVASNMAYAGGCNELYNHQFNTLQGEKINLCDYQDKPILVVNTASKCGFTPQFEKLESMYKHYKSRGLLIIGFPSNDFKQELSSNKEIGDFCKQTYAVQFPMVGKTSVVGPQAHLFYKQLAAITKEPPMWNFYKYLILPNGEQVYAYSSDVEPEASQIMTKLKPYLK from the coding sequence ATGAAATATCTAGTGGCAGTTTTATTGTGGGTGGCGAGCAATATGGCATATGCAGGAGGGTGTAACGAGCTTTACAACCATCAATTCAATACTTTGCAGGGCGAGAAGATCAACCTTTGCGACTATCAGGATAAGCCCATTCTGGTGGTCAACACCGCCAGCAAATGTGGTTTCACGCCGCAGTTTGAAAAGCTGGAGTCCATGTACAAGCATTACAAATCGCGTGGTTTGCTAATCATTGGCTTTCCTTCCAATGACTTCAAGCAGGAGTTGAGCAGCAACAAGGAGATAGGTGACTTTTGCAAGCAGACCTATGCCGTGCAGTTCCCGATGGTAGGCAAGACTTCTGTGGTGGGGCCGCAAGCGCATCTTTTCTACAAGCAGTTGGCGGCGATCACCAAAGAGCCCCCCATGTGGAATTTTTACAAATACCTGATCTTGCCCAATGGCGAGCAGGTGTATGCCTACAGTAGCGATGTTGAGCCTGAGGCCAGCCA